A segment of the Gemmatimonadaceae bacterium genome:
GGCGTGACTTCCTTCACTTCGTCGTAGCCGCGGCGGATGACGCGGACGTTGTCCTCGACGACCCGCGCGCCCTTGCTGCCGAACTTCTTCTGCAGCTGCTTCCCGATGCCCTTGAACAACGCCTCTTCGGTGGTGTTCTCGCGCTGCAGCAGCGGCGAGGTGCGGAAGAAGGCGCCCATGAAGGCCGCGCCCTGCATGCGGTAGCGCAGCTCGGCATCCGACGCTTCGCTCATCGCGATGGCGAAGGCATCGAGGCAGTAGATCTTGATCTTGCGGTCGATGATCGTGCGGCGCGCCGTCGCCGGCAGCGTCTGCCAGAACGCTTCGGGCGTCAGGTCGGTCTGGATGACGAAGACGCCGCCCGGGGCGAGCCCGGCGAGCGGATCGCTGTGGCGGAAGACGTTCGGGTCGGGCGACAGCACGACGTCCACGTGCTTCAGTTCGCAGTTCAGCCGGATGGGCTCGTGCGCCATCACGGCGTAGAACGTCGTCGGCTGGCCCTTCTTCTCCGACCCGTACTTCGGGTTCGCCTTGATGTGCATGTCGAAGAGCTCGAACGCGGTCATCGACAGGTTCTTGCCCATCGTGATCGCGCCCCAGCCGCCCACGGAGTGGATGCGCAGCGCGGTGGAGCCCTTCGGCAGGAGGTTCAGGTTCTCGGCCGGCGGGAGCGTCAGCTCCGCGAGGTGCGGATACTTGTCCGTCAGCGTTTCCTGCCAGATCTGGAGCTTGGGCAGCTTGGTGCCTTCACGAATGAAGTCGATGCCCAGGTAGACCTGGCGGCGGCCCGCGCCGCCCGGCAGGATGTTGTTCACCGCGGCGACGATGTCGCCCGGCTGGAGGTCGCGGCTGCCGAGCCCGAAGCAGGCCGAGAAGAAGTCCGGCACCTGCTCGGGACGGAGCGCGTGCAGTCCGGCGTGCACGCCGGCCGTGCGGCCGTTCTCGATGCCCTTGGCCATCGCGGCGCGCAGTTCGCGTAGCATCGGCGGATCGACGGCAAGCGGCTGGTCGGTGCGCTCCATCACCATGACCGCCTTCTTGCCGGCGAGCATCCTGGTGATGAGGTCGGCCGGGAACGGGCGGAACATCGTCAGGTTGAGCACGCCAACCTTGAGCCCCTTCGTCTCGCGCAGGTAGTCCACCACGGCTTCGGCGTTGCTCACCACCGAGCCCTGGCCGGCGATCACATACTCGGCGTCGTCGAGCTTGTAGCCCGTGACGCGCGCGTACTTGCGGCCGGTGAGCTTGGCGAACTCGGCGAAGGCCTGGTCGGAGAGCGCGGCGATGTGATCGAAGTAGAACGGGCGCTGGGCGGCGACGCCCTGCGCGTAGCTGTCCTGGTTCTGCACGACGCCCAGCATCGCCGGGTAGTCGAGGTCGAACATCTCCGGAATGCGGCGGCGCTTGTCGCCGAACACCATCTTCTGCGCCGGCGTCGGGCTGTCGATCATGTCCGCCGGATCGCCTAGGTATTCCTTGACGAGGTCGCGCTCCGGAAGCTGGATGGACTCGACGACGTGGCTGGTGAGGAAGCCGTCCTGGGCGATGATGCCCGGATTGAGCGAGAGCTCGGCGATCCGGTGCGCCACCAGGTTCAGGTCGGCCGACTCCTGCACGTCCTTGGCGAAGAGCTGGAAGAAGCCCGTGTCGTCCACGGCGTGATAGTCGTCGTGCCCCGCGTGCACGTTCAGCGCGTGCTTGGTGATGGCGCGCGCCGCGACGTTGAGCACGTAGGTGAGGCGCTTGCCGACGGCGGCGTAGAGCGACTCGTGCATATAGGCGATGCCCTGCCCGCTCGAGAAGTTCGTCGAGCGCAGGCCGGCCATGCTCATCCCGGCGGTCACCGCCGCGGCGGCATGCTCGCCCTCGGGCTCGAAGAACAGGAGCCGGCGGCCGTTGACGTTCTCCTTGCCCTCGGCCACGGCCTGCGCCCAGCCCTCACCCATCTGGGTGGACGGCGTGATCGGGTACGCGCCCGCGGCCTCGGAGCCGGCGGTCTCGACCGCCACCACCGCAAACGACCCGTCCAGCGCCTGGCGGACGCCCGGGAACTTGACTGCCTTGCCGGCATCGCCGGCCTTCGTCGCACTCATGCTGCCTCCGCACTGCTAGTGGCCGGGACACGCGCAAACTGCGCGCCTTCCAGCCAGAGGATCGCACCGGTCGGGCAGCGCTCCACAGCGCCTTCGTCGGCCTCGGCGATCTTGTTGTAGTCGATGACGGCCACGCCGCTCGCCACGCTGATGAGCCCGGGCGCGGCGTCCAGCGCACACTTGCCACACGTCGTGCAGGCCACCTGGCACTGTTCGAGCACCACGTCGCCATTCACGAGGTTCTTGCACTGCACCAGCAGCTTGTGATCGAGCCGCTGGAGGACGAACAGCTGCTTGGGACAGGCCACCACGCAGTCGTTGCACGCGGTGCACTTCTCCACGTCCACGACGGGGAGCCCGACGTCGTTCATCGTGATCGCGCCAAAGGTGCAGGCGCGCTCGCAGTCGGCGAGTCCGAGGCAGCCCCAAGCGCAGCCCTTGCCGCCGCCGGCCACCGCCGCCGCCGCCTCGCACGTGGCGAGACCGCGATATTCGGCGCGCTGCACGGCCACGTCGCAGCCGCCGGCGCACTGCAGGCGGGCGACGCGCTTGATGGCCTCGCCCGCGTCGACGCCGAGGAAGTGCGCGATCTCCGCCACGCGATCGGCGTTGGAGACGGTGCACTTGGCCGGCTGGATCTCGCCGACCACGGCCTTCTCCGCGAAGGCGCGGCAGCCCGGCAGGCCGCACGCGCCGCAGTTCGCGGAGGGAAGCATCGAGGCCACGACGTCAATGCGCGGGTCTTCCCACACCTTGAGCTTCTTGTTCGCGGCCGCGATGAAGATGGCGAACACCAGTCCGGTGCCGCCGAGAATCAGGATTGCCTGGAGGATGATCATCGCGTCTCCGGCCTCACGCCGTGCCCTTGAGACCCGACGTGTCGAGCAGCCACGAGGCGATGCGATCCACCGCCTGGTCGGCCCCGATCGCCGGCGCCCCCTTGGCGCCCGGCGTGGCCGGCACCGCGAACGGCGTGCGGGCCAGGTCGGCGAGCATCTTCACGTCCTGCTCCATCTGCCAGGCGCTGAAGCCGCCGACGGCCTTGAACGGTCCGGCCGGAAGCGACGGCACCGTGAGGCGCTGCCACGGTTCCTTGCCGGCGTTGGGATCGTGCATGAACGTCGCGGCCCCCTCGGGGAGGAACGCGGCGATGGCCGGCCCTTCGAAGCCGGCGAGGCGATCGAGCCCCGTGCCGTCCACGGTCTGCAGGACGAACGTCCCCGGCGTGATGCAGCGCACCAGCGCGGCGGGCGGCGCATTGTCCTTGACGACGAGGACGAGCTTCTCGCGACCGTCGGCGAAGTCCAGCAGCGCGCCCGCGTGCAGGTCGGCGCCGCTGACTTCAACCACGAGCGGCGGCGCGAACCGGCGCTCGGCGTTGTTCCACGCGCGGAACTCGGTGGGGTCGAGCAGCTTGTCGTGCTCGGCGGCCTTGTAGCGCCCGCCGCGCACCAGCTCGGTGATGATGATGGCGCCGAAGGCCTGCCCGACGGCGGCCAGCGCGGTGTCGATGGTGGCACCGAGCTTGCGCCCGTCGGTCACTTCGGCATGGCAGGCGGCTTCGCCCTTGGCG
Coding sequences within it:
- a CDS encoding (Fe-S)-binding protein, translating into MIILQAILILGGTGLVFAIFIAAANKKLKVWEDPRIDVVASMLPSANCGACGLPGCRAFAEKAVVGEIQPAKCTVSNADRVAEIAHFLGVDAGEAIKRVARLQCAGGCDVAVQRAEYRGLATCEAAAAVAGGGKGCAWGCLGLADCERACTFGAITMNDVGLPVVDVEKCTACNDCVVACPKQLFVLQRLDHKLLVQCKNLVNGDVVLEQCQVACTTCGKCALDAAPGLISVASGVAVIDYNKIAEADEGAVERCPTGAILWLEGAQFARVPATSSAEAA